Proteins co-encoded in one Streptococcus pyogenes genomic window:
- a CDS encoding ECF transporter S component yields MSAKLMSRIAIMSALCVVLRMVFSSLPNVQPVTAFLLSYLLYFGLAEAVLVMMLCLFLSAFLLGFGPWVFWQVTCFVLVLLLWRFVLYPLSQQFPKYQLGCQAFLVALCGLLYGVLIDTCFAYLYSMPWWSYVLAGMPFNIAHALSTLVFFPVVMMLFRRLIGEQKI; encoded by the coding sequence ATGTCAGCTAAGCTTATGAGTCGCATTGCTATCATGTCAGCCCTATGTGTTGTGTTGAGAATGGTTTTTAGCAGCCTGCCTAACGTGCAGCCTGTGACGGCATTTTTACTCAGTTATCTTCTTTACTTTGGGTTAGCCGAGGCTGTATTAGTTATGATGTTGTGCTTGTTTTTATCAGCCTTTTTGCTGGGATTTGGCCCTTGGGTCTTTTGGCAAGTTACTTGTTTTGTGCTTGTTCTTTTATTATGGCGTTTTGTCTTGTACCCTTTGTCTCAGCAATTCCCCAAATATCAGCTTGGCTGTCAGGCTTTCTTGGTCGCCTTATGTGGCCTCCTTTATGGGGTGTTGATAGATACTTGTTTTGCGTATTTGTATAGTATGCCTTGGTGGAGCTATGTTCTAGCTGGGATGCCTTTTAATATAGCGCATGCTTTATCAACTCTCGTCTTTTTTCCAGTTGTGATGATGTTATTTAGGAGGTTAATCGGTGAACAAAAGATTTAA
- a CDS encoding DUF4430 domain-containing protein, with translation MNKRFKTGFLALVAMLLVACSQGTKQIQTTPSVPKADHHVRLVVKEDTNTVDEKVSFGKGDTVLEVLKDNYEVKEKDGFITAIDGIEQDTKANKYWLFKVNGKMADKGADQITVKDGDSIEFYQEVFN, from the coding sequence GTGAACAAAAGATTTAAAACAGGATTTCTAGCGCTTGTTGCTATGCTACTTGTTGCTTGCTCGCAAGGAACAAAACAAATACAGACGACTCCAAGCGTTCCAAAAGCAGACCATCACGTTCGCTTAGTTGTCAAAGAAGATACCAATACTGTTGACGAAAAAGTTTCTTTTGGAAAAGGAGATACGGTGCTTGAGGTTCTCAAAGATAATTATGAGGTTAAAGAAAAAGATGGTTTTATCACAGCAATTGATGGTATCGAGCAAGACACGAAAGCTAACAAATACTGGCTTTTTAAGGTGAATGGAAAGATGGCAGATAAGGGTGCCGATCAAATTACCGTTAAAGATGGTGATAGCATTGAATTTTATCAAGAAGTTTTTAATTAG
- a CDS encoding glutathione peroxidase, which produces MPNLYDFTVKAQDGSDISLVDYKEKVVLVVNTATKCGLTPQYQALQALYDTYHDKGFEVLDFPCNQFLNQAPGDAEEINHFCSLTYHTTFPRFAKIKVNGKDADPLFTWLKEEKSGPLGKRIEWNFTKFLIDQNGQVIKRYSSKTDPKLIEEDLKALLG; this is translated from the coding sequence ATGCCTAATCTCTATGATTTTACGGTTAAGGCTCAGGACGGCAGTGACATCTCACTAGTTGACTACAAAGAAAAAGTGGTTTTGGTCGTGAATACAGCTACCAAATGTGGGCTAACCCCACAATACCAGGCCTTGCAAGCACTATATGACACATACCATGACAAGGGATTTGAGGTCTTAGATTTTCCTTGCAACCAATTTTTAAATCAAGCTCCAGGAGATGCTGAGGAGATTAATCACTTTTGCAGTCTGACCTATCACACTACTTTCCCTCGCTTTGCAAAAATCAAAGTGAATGGTAAAGACGCTGATCCTTTGTTCACCTGGTTAAAAGAAGAAAAAAGTGGTCCCCTTGGGAAACGCATCGAATGGAATTTCACTAAATTTCTCATTGACCAAAATGGTCAAGTCATTAAACGCTATTCCTCAAAGACAGATCCTAAACTAATTGAAGAAGACCTTAAAGCACTTCTTGGTTAA
- the pepF gene encoding oligoendopeptidase F has product MELKKRSEFPENELWDLTALYKDRQDFLLAIEKALQDIDLFKRNYEGRLTSVDDFTQALIEIEHIYIQMSHIGTYAFMPQTTDFSDESFAQIAQAGDDFMTKASVALSFFDTALANADLDVLDTLEKNPYFSAAIRMAKIQKEHLLSPDVEKALANLREVINAPYDIYTKMRAGDFDMDDFEVDGKTYKNSFVSYENFYQNHENAEIREKAFRSFSKGLRKHQNTAAAAYLAKVKSEKLLADMKGYASVFDYLLAEQEVDRSLFDRQIDLIMTEFGPVAQKFLKHVAQVNGLEKMTFADWKLDIDNDLNPEVSIDGAYDLVMKSLAPLGQEYTKEIERYQTERWVDFAANANKDSGGYAADPYKVHPYVLMSWTGRMSDVYTLIHEIGHSGQFIFSDNHQSYFNTHMSTYYVEAPSTFNELMLSDYLEHQFDDPRQKRFALAHRLTDTYFHNFITHLLEAAFQRKVYTLIEEGGTFGADQLNAMMKEVLTDFWGDAVDIDDDAALTWMRQAHYYMGLYSYTYSAGLVISTAGYLNLKHNPNGAKEWLDFLKSGGSRTPLDTAMLIGADIATEKPLRDTIQFLSDTVDQIISYTEDMSHA; this is encoded by the coding sequence ATGGAATTGAAAAAACGTTCAGAATTCCCTGAAAATGAACTTTGGGATCTAACAGCGCTCTACAAAGACCGCCAAGATTTTTTACTCGCTATTGAAAAAGCCTTACAAGATATTGACCTGTTTAAGCGCAATTATGAAGGCCGCTTAACGTCGGTGGACGATTTCACTCAGGCCTTAATAGAAATTGAGCATATTTATATTCAAATGAGTCATATTGGCACTTATGCCTTTATGCCTCAAACCACTGACTTTTCAGATGAAAGTTTTGCTCAAATTGCTCAGGCTGGCGATGATTTCATGACTAAAGCTAGCGTTGCCCTTAGCTTCTTTGACACCGCCTTAGCCAATGCCGACCTTGACGTGTTAGATACATTAGAAAAGAACCCTTATTTCAGCGCAGCTATTCGCATGGCAAAAATTCAAAAAGAACACCTCTTAAGTCCTGATGTGGAAAAAGCTTTGGCTAACTTACGCGAGGTTATCAATGCGCCCTATGATATTTACACCAAAATGCGGGCTGGTGACTTTGACATGGATGATTTTGAGGTGGATGGTAAAACCTATAAAAATAGCTTTGTTTCTTACGAAAATTTCTATCAAAATCACGAAAATGCTGAGATTCGTGAAAAAGCCTTCCGCTCTTTTTCAAAAGGTCTCCGTAAACACCAAAATACAGCTGCAGCGGCTTACTTAGCCAAGGTTAAATCTGAAAAATTGTTAGCGGATATGAAAGGCTACGCTTCTGTCTTTGATTACCTCCTAGCTGAACAGGAAGTGGATCGTAGCTTGTTCGACCGCCAAATTGACCTCATCATGACTGAATTTGGACCGGTTGCTCAGAAATTCTTAAAACATGTCGCCCAAGTCAATGGTCTTGAGAAAATGACTTTTGCTGACTGGAAGCTAGATATTGACAATGATCTCAATCCAGAGGTCAGCATTGATGGTGCCTATGACCTCGTGATGAAATCTCTAGCCCCATTAGGGCAAGAATACACGAAAGAAATCGAACGTTATCAGACAGAACGCTGGGTTGACTTTGCTGCTAACGCCAATAAGGATTCTGGTGGTTATGCCGCTGATCCCTACAAGGTTCATCCGTATGTCTTAATGAGTTGGACTGGAAGAATGTCTGATGTTTATACCCTTATTCATGAAATCGGTCACTCTGGCCAATTCATTTTTTCAGATAATCACCAAAGTTACTTCAACACCCATATGTCAACTTATTACGTCGAAGCGCCATCGACCTTTAATGAATTGATGCTTAGTGATTACTTGGAACATCAGTTTGATGACCCTCGTCAAAAACGTTTTGCCCTTGCTCACCGTTTAACAGATACTTACTTTCATAACTTCATCACTCACCTATTGGAAGCGGCTTTCCAACGTAAGGTTTACACCCTTATTGAAGAAGGCGGTACCTTTGGAGCTGACCAATTAAATGCGATGATGAAAGAGGTCTTAACAGACTTCTGGGGAGATGCCGTTGACATTGACGATGACGCAGCTCTTACCTGGATGCGCCAAGCACATTACTACATGGGCTTATATAGTTATACCTATTCTGCTGGGCTTGTTATTTCAACAGCTGGTTACCTCAACCTTAAACATAATCCAAATGGTGCCAAGGAGTGGCTTGACTTCCTAAAATCAGGTGGCAGCCGTACGCCTCTTGATACTGCAATGCTCATTGGGGCAGACATTGCCACTGAAAAGCCTCTTCGAGATACCATTCAATTCTTGAGTGATACCGTTGACCAAATTATCAGTTACACCGAGGATATGTCACATGCCTAA
- the ppc gene encoding phosphoenolpyruvate carboxylase — protein MPLKKLESSNNQDIIAEEVALLKEMLENITRRMIGDDAFTVIESIMVLSEKQDYIELEKVVANISNQEMEVISRYFSILPLLINISEDVDLAYEINYQNNTDTDYLGKLALTIKDLAGKDNGKDILEQVNVVPVLTAHPTQVQRKTILELTTHIHKLLRKYRDAKAGVINLEKWRQELYRYIEMIMQTDIIREKKLQVKNEIKNVMQYYDGSLIQAVTKLTTEYKNLAQKHGLELDNPKPITMGMWIGGDRDGNPFVTAETLCLSATVQSEVILNYYIDELAALYRTFSLSSTLVQPNSEVERLASLSQDQSIYRGNEPYRRAFHYIQSRLKQTQIQLTNQPAARMSSSVGLNTSAWSSPASLENPILAYDSPVDFKADLKAIEQSLLDNGNSALIEGDLREVMQAVDIFGFFLASIDMRQDSSVQEACVAELLKGANIVDDYSSLSETEKCDVLLQQLMEEPRTLSSAAVAKSDLLEKELAIYTTARELKDKLGEEVIKQHIISHTESVSDMFELAIMLKEVGLVDQQRARVQIVPLFETIEDLDNARDIMAAYLSHDIVKSWIATNRNYQEIMLGYSDSNKDGGYLASGWTLYKAQNELTAIGEEHGVKITFFHGRGGAVGRGGGPSYDAITSQPFGSIKDRIRLTEQGEIIENKYGNKDVAYYHLEMLISASINRMVTQMITDPNEIDSFREIMDSIVADSNIIYRKLVFDNPHFYDYFFEASPIKEVSSLNIGSRPAARKTITEITGLRAIPWVFSWSQNRIMFPGWYGVGSAFKRYIDRAQGNLERLQHMYQTWPFFHSLLSNVDMVLSKSNMNIAFQYAQLAERQDVRDVFYEILDEWQLTKNVILAIQDHDDLLEDNPSLKHSLKSRLPYFNVLNYIQIELIKRWRNNQLDENDEKLIHTTINGIATGLRNSG, from the coding sequence TTGCCACTTAAAAAGTTAGAGAGTAGTAACAATCAAGATATCATTGCTGAAGAAGTTGCTCTTTTGAAAGAAATGTTGGAAAATATCACACGACGGATGATTGGAGATGATGCGTTTACAGTTATCGAGTCTATTATGGTGTTATCTGAAAAACAAGATTACATAGAATTAGAAAAAGTTGTCGCCAATATTTCAAATCAAGAAATGGAAGTGATTTCCAGGTATTTTTCTATTTTACCCTTGCTAATCAATATTTCAGAAGATGTCGATTTAGCCTATGAAATCAATTATCAAAATAATACGGATACTGATTATTTAGGAAAATTAGCCCTAACCATCAAGGATCTTGCTGGAAAAGATAATGGTAAAGACATTTTGGAGCAGGTTAATGTGGTTCCTGTTTTAACAGCACATCCGACGCAAGTACAACGTAAAACGATTCTGGAATTGACAACTCACATTCATAAACTTCTGCGCAAATACCGTGATGCTAAGGCTGGTGTGATTAATCTTGAGAAATGGCGTCAGGAGCTATATCGTTATATTGAAATGATCATGCAGACAGATATTATTCGCGAGAAAAAGCTTCAGGTGAAAAACGAGATAAAAAATGTCATGCAGTATTACGATGGTTCTCTCATTCAAGCAGTGACCAAGTTGACAACAGAGTACAAAAACTTAGCCCAAAAACACGGTCTAGAGTTAGACAATCCCAAACCCATTACCATGGGGATGTGGATTGGTGGGGACCGTGATGGGAACCCCTTTGTCACAGCTGAAACCTTGTGCTTGTCAGCTACGGTTCAAAGTGAGGTTATCCTCAATTACTACATTGACGAATTAGCAGCCCTTTACCGAACATTTTCACTGTCGTCAACCTTGGTACAACCCAACTCGGAAGTGGAACGTTTAGCCAGTTTGTCTCAGGACCAATCGATTTACCGTGGAAATGAACCTTATCGCAGAGCTTTTCATTATATTCAATCGCGTCTTAAACAAACACAAATTCAACTAACTAATCAGCCAGCAGCTCGTATGAGTAGTAGTGTGGGACTAAACACATCTGCTTGGTCCTCACCAGCTAGTTTAGAAAATCCCATCTTAGCCTATGACTCTCCTGTTGATTTTAAAGCTGATTTAAAGGCTATTGAGCAGTCGCTACTTGATAATGGCAACTCCGCTTTGATTGAGGGGGATTTGCGAGAAGTCATGCAAGCTGTTGATATTTTTGGCTTCTTCTTAGCAAGCATTGACATGAGGCAAGACTCCAGTGTCCAAGAAGCTTGTGTGGCAGAGTTATTAAAAGGAGCCAATATTGTTGACGATTATAGCTCTCTTTCAGAAACTGAAAAATGCGATGTTCTCTTACAACAATTAATGGAGGAGCCAAGGACTTTATCCTCAGCGGCAGTTGCTAAATCAGACCTATTGGAAAAAGAACTGGCTATCTATACTACGGCACGAGAATTGAAAGATAAGCTTGGAGAAGAGGTTATTAAACAACATATTATTTCACATACAGAAAGTGTCTCTGATATGTTTGAGTTGGCCATCATGCTTAAAGAAGTGGGATTGGTTGACCAGCAGCGGGCTCGTGTGCAAATTGTTCCCCTCTTTGAAACCATTGAGGATTTAGATAATGCCCGTGACATCATGGCAGCCTATTTAAGCCATGACATTGTCAAATCTTGGATTGCAACGAATCGTAATTACCAAGAAATCATGTTAGGTTATTCTGACAGTAATAAAGATGGTGGCTACTTGGCATCGGGTTGGACTCTTTATAAAGCTCAGAATGAATTAACGGCTATTGGTGAGGAACATGGAGTGAAGATCACCTTCTTCCATGGTCGTGGAGGAGCAGTTGGTCGAGGAGGTGGCCCTTCTTATGATGCCATTACTTCACAACCTTTTGGTTCCATCAAAGATCGGATTCGTCTGACAGAGCAAGGGGAAATTATTGAAAACAAATACGGCAATAAAGATGTGGCTTATTACCATTTAGAAATGTTGATTTCAGCTTCTATCAATCGTATGGTGACTCAAATGATAACAGATCCTAATGAGATTGATAGTTTTCGAGAAATCATGGATAGCATTGTTGCTGATAGCAATATCATTTATCGAAAATTGGTTTTTGACAATCCCCATTTCTATGATTATTTCTTTGAGGCAAGTCCGATTAAGGAAGTTTCCAGTCTCAACATTGGGTCAAGACCAGCGGCCCGTAAAACGATTACGGAAATTACAGGCTTGCGTGCCATTCCTTGGGTCTTTTCATGGTCACAAAATCGCATCATGTTTCCAGGTTGGTATGGGGTAGGTTCAGCCTTTAAACGTTATATTGACCGAGCACAAGGTAACCTTGAACGCCTCCAACATATGTATCAGACGTGGCCTTTTTTCCATTCCTTGTTATCAAATGTTGATATGGTATTATCTAAATCAAACATGAATATTGCCTTTCAGTATGCACAACTAGCTGAAAGGCAGGATGTTCGAGATGTTTTTTATGAGATTTTGGATGAGTGGCAATTGACAAAAAATGTTATTCTTGCTATCCAAGACCATGATGATCTATTGGAGGATAATCCTTCCCTTAAGCATAGCTTGAAATCACGCTTGCCGTATTTTAATGTGTTGAACTATATTCAAATTGAATTGATTAAACGTTGGCGTAATAATCAACTTGACGAAAATGATGAAAAATTGATCCATACAACTATCAATGGCATAGCGACTGGTTTACGTAATTCAGGCTAA
- the ftsW gene encoding cell division peptidoglycan polymerase FtsW → MKIDKRHLLNYSILLPYLILSVIGLIMVYSTTSVSLIQAHANPFKSVINQGVFWIISLVAITFIYKLKLNFLTNTRVLTVVMLGEAFLLIIARFFTTAIKGAHGWIVIGPVSFQPAEYLKIIMVWYLALTFAKIQKNISLYDYQALTRRKWWPTQWNDLRDWRVYSLLMVLLVAAQPDLGNASIIVLTAIIMFSISGIGYRWFSAILVMITGLSTVFLGTIAVIGVERVAKIPVFGYVAKRFSAFFNPFHDLTDSGHQLANSYYAMSNGGWFGQGLGNSIEKRGYLPEAQTDFVFSVVIEELGLIGAGFILALVFFLILRIMNVGIKAKNPFNAMMALGVGGMMLMQVFVNIGGISGLIPSTGVTFPFLSQGGNSLLVLSVAVGFVLNIDASEKRDDIFKEAELSYRKDTRKENSKVVNIKQFQ, encoded by the coding sequence ATGAAGATTGATAAAAGGCACCTCTTAAATTATTCTATATTATTGCCTTATTTAATTTTATCGGTGATAGGCTTAATAATGGTTTACTCAACCACAAGTGTCAGCTTGATTCAAGCACATGCTAATCCATTTAAATCGGTGATTAACCAGGGAGTTTTTTGGATAATAAGTCTAGTGGCTATTACATTTATCTATAAATTAAAATTAAATTTTTTAACGAATACAAGGGTATTAACTGTGGTTATGTTAGGAGAGGCCTTTCTTTTAATCATTGCCCGCTTCTTTACAACTGCTATCAAAGGAGCGCATGGTTGGATTGTGATCGGACCAGTCAGCTTTCAGCCTGCTGAGTATTTAAAGATCATTATGGTATGGTATTTGGCATTGACCTTTGCTAAGATCCAAAAAAACATTAGCCTTTATGATTATCAAGCACTAACTCGTCGAAAATGGTGGCCAACACAATGGAACGATTTACGGGACTGGCGTGTTTATTCTTTGTTGATGGTACTTTTGGTTGCTGCTCAGCCTGACTTGGGAAATGCTTCCATTATTGTATTGACAGCCATTATTATGTTTTCTATCAGTGGCATTGGTTACCGATGGTTTTCGGCTATCCTAGTCATGATTACCGGTCTATCCACGGTCTTTCTTGGGACTATTGCCGTTATTGGGGTAGAAAGAGTTGCTAAGATTCCTGTTTTTGGCTATGTCGCTAAACGTTTTAGTGCCTTTTTTAATCCTTTTCATGACTTGACCGATTCAGGTCACCAATTAGCCAATTCTTACTATGCTATGAGTAATGGTGGGTGGTTTGGCCAAGGGTTAGGAAATTCCATTGAAAAGCGTGGCTATTTGCCCGAAGCACAGACAGACTTTGTCTTTTCAGTTGTCATTGAAGAGTTAGGTCTAATAGGAGCAGGGTTTATTTTGGCACTTGTTTTCTTCTTAATTTTACGTATTATGAATGTTGGTATTAAAGCAAAAAATCCTTTTAATGCCATGATGGCTTTAGGAGTAGGCGGTATGATGCTCATGCAAGTCTTTGTTAATATTGGTGGTATCTCAGGCTTAATTCCATCTACTGGTGTTACCTTCCCTTTTTTGTCTCAAGGTGGAAATAGCTTACTTGTCTTATCTGTTGCAGTGGGTTTTGTACTAAATATTGATGCTAGCGAAAAGCGAGATGATATATTTAAAGAAGCTGAATTATCTTATCGAAAGGACACTCGAAAAGAAAATAGTAAAGTTGTAAATATCAAGCAATTTCAATAA
- the tuf gene encoding elongation factor Tu translates to MAKEKYDRSKPHVNIGTIGHVDHGKTTLTAAITTVLARRLPSSVNQPKDYASIDAAPEERERGITINTAHVEYETATRHYAHIDAPGHADYVKNMITGAAQMDGAILVVASTDGPMPQTREHILLSRQVGVKHLIVFMNKVDLVDDEELLELVEMEIRDLLSEYDFPGDDLPVIQGSALKALEGDTKFEDIIMELMDTVDSYIPEPERDTDKPLLLPVEDVFSITGRGTVASGRIDRGTVRVNDEIEIVGIKEETKKAVVTGVEMFRKQLDEGLAGDNVGILLRGVQRDEIERGQVIAKPSSINPHTKFKGEVYILSKDEGGRHTPFFNNYRPQFYFRTTDVTGSIELPAGTEMVMPGDNVTINVELIHPIAVEQGTTFSIREGGRTVGSGIVSEIEA, encoded by the coding sequence ATGGCAAAAGAAAAATACGATCGTAGTAAACCCCACGTTAACATTGGTACAATCGGACACGTTGACCATGGTAAAACTACTTTAACAGCTGCAATCACAACTGTATTGGCACGTCGCTTGCCTTCATCAGTTAACCAACCAAAAGATTACGCTTCTATCGATGCTGCTCCAGAAGAACGCGAACGCGGAATCACTATCAACACTGCACACGTTGAGTACGAAACTGCAACTCGTCACTATGCGCACATCGACGCTCCAGGACACGCGGACTACGTTAAAAACATGATCACTGGTGCCGCTCAAATGGACGGAGCTATCCTTGTAGTTGCTTCAACTGATGGACCAATGCCACAAACTCGTGAGCACATCCTTCTTTCACGTCAGGTTGGTGTTAAACACCTTATCGTGTTCATGAACAAAGTTGACCTTGTTGATGACGAAGAGTTGCTTGAATTAGTTGAGATGGAAATTCGTGACCTTCTTTCAGAATACGATTTCCCAGGTGATGACCTTCCAGTTATCCAAGGTTCAGCTCTTAAAGCTCTTGAAGGCGACACTAAATTTGAAGACATCATCATGGAATTGATGGATACTGTTGATTCATACATTCCAGAACCAGAACGCGACACTGACAAACCATTGCTTCTTCCAGTCGAAGACGTATTCTCAATTACAGGTCGTGGTACAGTTGCTTCAGGACGTATCGACCGTGGTACTGTTCGTGTCAACGACGAAATCGAAATCGTTGGTATCAAAGAAGAAACTAAAAAAGCTGTTGTTACTGGTGTTGAAATGTTCCGTAAACAACTTGACGAAGGTCTTGCAGGAGACAACGTAGGTATCCTTCTTCGTGGTGTTCAACGTGACGAAATCGAACGTGGTCAAGTTATTGCTAAACCAAGTTCAATCAACCCACACACTAAATTCAAAGGTGAAGTATATATCCTTTCTAAAGACGAAGGTGGACGTCACACTCCATTCTTCAACAACTACCGTCCACAATTCTACTTCCGTACAACTGACGTAACAGGTTCAATCGAACTTCCAGCAGGTACAGAAATGGTTATGCCTGGTGATAACGTGACAATCAACGTTGAGTTGATCCACCCAATCGCCGTAGAACAAGGTACTACTTTCTCAATCCGTGAAGGTGGACGTACTGTTGGTTCAGGTATCGTTTCAGAAATCGAAGCTTAA
- the tpiA gene encoding triose-phosphate isomerase: MSRKPIIAGNWKMNKNPQEAKAFVEAVASKLPSTDLVDVAVAAPAVDLVTTIEAAKDSVLKVAAQNCYFENTGAFTGETSPKVLAEMGADYVVIGHSERRDYFHETDEDINKKAKAIFANGLTPIVCCGESLETYEAGKAVEFVGAQVSAALAGLSAEQVASLVLAYEPIWAIGTGKSATQDDAQNMCKAVRDVVAADFGQEVADKVRVQYGGSVKPENVKDYMACPDVDGALVGGASLEADSFLALLDFLN, from the coding sequence ATGTCACGTAAACCAATTATTGCTGGTAACTGGAAAATGAACAAAAACCCTCAAGAAGCAAAAGCATTCGTTGAGGCTGTAGCAAGCAAATTACCTTCAACTGACCTTGTTGATGTTGCCGTAGCAGCCCCAGCTGTTGATTTGGTAACCACTATTGAAGCTGCTAAAGATTCAGTTCTTAAAGTTGCTGCACAAAACTGCTACTTTGAAAACACAGGGGCATTCACTGGTGAAACATCACCAAAAGTGCTTGCTGAAATGGGAGCTGACTATGTTGTGATTGGTCACTCAGAACGCCGTGATTACTTCCATGAAACAGATGAAGACATTAATAAAAAAGCCAAAGCAATCTTTGCTAACGGTTTAACTCCAATTGTTTGTTGTGGTGAGTCTCTTGAAACTTATGAAGCTGGTAAAGCCGTTGAGTTTGTAGGTGCACAAGTTTCAGCAGCACTTGCAGGTCTTTCAGCAGAGCAAGTAGCTTCACTTGTTTTAGCTTATGAGCCAATCTGGGCTATCGGTACTGGTAAATCAGCTACTCAAGATGATGCTCAAAACATGTGTAAAGCTGTTCGTGATGTGGTAGCAGCAGACTTTGGGCAAGAAGTTGCTGATAAAGTTCGCGTTCAATACGGTGGTTCTGTAAAACCTGAAAACGTTAAAGATTACATGGCTTGTCCAGATGTTGACGGTGCCCTTGTAGGTGGTGCATCACTTGAAGCTGATAGCTTCCTTGCTTTGCTTGATTTCCTTAACTAA
- a CDS encoding aminoacyltransferase has product MALIEISQEQFDHYCHSLVHHSFIQTSEMASLMAKRGAKPQFLGLEKDGELKVAAMVFSQKVAGGWRMELNAGPNTNHPEELEHFYTQLKDYAKQKDVIELILKPYDNYQSFDTDGIPISRPNTDLISLLTALGYKHDGLKTGYPEGEPVWHYVKKLEGIDSSRLTRSFSKKGKALIKKANTFGIKLRQLKRDELHHFKEITEATSDRRDYLDKSLSYYQDFYDSFGDSCEFMVATLNFEDYLNNLKQRQLQLATSINKVKGDLGKNPHSEKKQNRLKELSSQFETFQVRISEALHFLEEYGTKDVFLAGSLFIYTEQEAVYLFSGSYPKFNKFYSPALLQEHAMLKAIHKGIKQYNFLGITGKFDGSDGVLRFKQNFNGFILQKPGTFRCYPFPIKYHFIRLAKKLLNRY; this is encoded by the coding sequence ATGGCACTAATTGAAATTTCACAAGAACAATTTGACCATTACTGCCACAGTCTCGTCCATCATTCCTTTATCCAAACCTCAGAAATGGCCAGCTTGATGGCTAAAAGAGGGGCAAAACCACAATTTCTTGGACTTGAAAAAGATGGTGAACTAAAGGTTGCTGCTATGGTCTTTAGCCAAAAAGTGGCTGGAGGTTGGCGTATGGAACTCAATGCAGGCCCTAATACCAATCATCCCGAAGAATTAGAACATTTTTACACTCAACTTAAAGACTATGCCAAACAAAAAGACGTTATCGAACTCATTTTAAAACCTTACGACAATTATCAGTCATTTGATACTGATGGCATCCCTATTTCTCGTCCAAACACTGACCTTATTAGCCTTTTAACGGCGTTAGGATATAAACATGACGGTTTAAAAACAGGCTATCCTGAGGGTGAACCTGTTTGGCATTACGTTAAAAAGTTAGAAGGAATTGATTCCTCACGTTTAACCCGTTCCTTCAGCAAAAAAGGAAAAGCTTTAATAAAAAAAGCTAATACTTTTGGTATTAAATTACGTCAACTGAAACGAGATGAGTTACACCATTTCAAAGAAATTACTGAAGCAACCTCTGATCGTAGAGATTACCTTGACAAATCATTATCTTACTATCAGGACTTTTATGATAGTTTTGGAGACTCTTGTGAATTTATGGTTGCGACTCTTAATTTTGAAGATTACCTTAATAACCTTAAACAAAGACAACTACAACTAGCAACCAGCATCAACAAAGTTAAAGGAGACCTTGGCAAAAATCCTCATTCTGAAAAAAAGCAAAATAGATTAAAAGAACTATCCAGCCAGTTCGAAACCTTTCAGGTAAGAATTTCTGAAGCTCTCCATTTTCTTGAAGAGTATGGAACTAAAGATGTGTTCCTTGCGGGAAGTCTTTTTATCTATACCGAACAAGAGGCCGTCTACCTCTTTTCAGGATCTTACCCCAAATTTAATAAATTTTATAGCCCAGCTCTATTACAAGAGCATGCTATGCTCAAGGCAATTCACAAGGGCATCAAACAATATAATTTTCTTGGTATTACTGGAAAGTTTGATGGTTCAGACGGTGTCTTGCGCTTTAAACAGAATTTCAATGGCTTTATTTTGCAAAAACCAGGGACATTTAGATGTTATCCATTTCCAATCAAATATCATTTCATTAGATTGGCAAAAAAGCTATTAAACCGCTATTAG